A section of the Cinclus cinclus chromosome 27, bCinCin1.1, whole genome shotgun sequence genome encodes:
- the ARL8A gene encoding ADP-ribosylation factor-like protein 8A, with amino-acid sequence MLALFNKLLDWFRALFWKEEMELTLVGLQYSGKTTFVNVIASGQFNEDMIPTVGFNMRKITKGNVTIKLWDIGGQPRFRSMWERYCRGVSAIVYMVDAADQEKIEASKNELHNLLDKPQLQGIPVLVLGNKRDLPGALDEKELIEKMNLSAIQDREICCYSISCKEKDNIDITLQWLIQHSKSRRS; translated from the exons ATGCTGGCGCTCTTCAACAAGCTGCTGGACTGGTTCCGGGCGCTGTTCTGGAAGGAGGAGATGGAGCTGACCCTGGTGGGGCTGCAGTACTCGGGCAAGACCACCTTCGTCAACGTTATCGCG TCAGGACAGTTCAATGAAGACATGATCCCAACAGTGGGTTTTAACATGAGGAAGATCACCAAAGGGAATGTTACCATAAAG ctctgggacatCGGCGGGCAGCCACGGTTCCGCAGCATGTGGGAGCGATACTGCCGTGGAGTGAGTGCCATCGT GTACATGGTGGATGCTGCTGACCAGGAGAAGATAGAAGCCTCTAAGAACGAACTGCACAACCTGCTTGACAAGCCGCAGCTCCAGGGCATCCCG GTCCTCGTTCTGGGGAACAAGCGGGACCTGCCCGGTGCCTTGGATGAGAAGGAACTCATTGAGAAGAT GAACCTCTCTGCCATCCAAGACCGAGAGATCTGTTGCTATTCCATCTCCTGCAAAGAAAAGGACAACATTG ACATCACCCTACAGTGGCTTATCCAGCACTCGAAGTCCAGGCGAAGCTGA
- the PTPN7 gene encoding tyrosine-protein phosphatase non-receptor type 7, translated as MVQACLVCSRVPKGSLAAPAAAVDMDKPDKPSPSAKKHVRLQERRGSNVSLVLDMSSLGNVEPIQPVCTPRDITLKFLRTSSHVLRKQELQQHAQSLAQLQEEFSKIPPNFVSPEELEIPGRAFKDRYKTILPNPESRVCLRRAGSQEEDSYINANYITGYAGRPREYIATQGPMLNTVSDFWEMVWQEEAPLIVMITELQESKEKCVHYWPEKEGTYGPFTIHVQGVSESVEYVVRDLSIQLGKEHRKVKHILFPSWPDQQTPESAKPLLHLVSKVEEALQTAASPGPIVVHCSAGIGRTGSFIATRIGCQQLQDKGEVDILGIVCRLRIDRGGMIQTSEQYQFLHHTLALYASQLPEGGGR; from the exons ATGGTCCAAGCCTGCTTGGTGTGCTCCAGAGTTCCTAAGGGCAGCCTGGCAGCCCCGGCAGCTGCAGTGGACATGGACAAGCCGGACAagcccagcccctctgccaaGAAGCACGTGCGTCTGCAGGAGAG GAGGGGCTCCAATGTCTCACTAGTACTGGACATGAGCTCTCTAGGGAATGTGGAGCCCATCCAACCTGTTTGCACACCACGGGACATCACACTGAAGTTTCTGAGGACATCCAGCCATGTGCTGAGAAAacaggagctccagcagcacgcccagagcctggcacagctccaagAGGAGTTTTCG AAAATCCCACCCAACTTTGTGAGTCCGGAGGAGCTGGAAATCCCTGGACGTGCTTTCAAGGACAGATACAAAACCATTCTCCCCA ATCCTGAGAGCCGGGTCTGCctcaggagggctgggagccaggaggaAGACAGCTACATAAATGCCAACTACATCACA GGCTAcgcggggcggccccgggagTACATTGCCACACAGGGACCCATGCTGAACACCGTGAGTGACTTCTGGGAGATGGTGTGGCAGGAGGAAGCTCCTCTCATCGTCATGATCACCgagctccaggagagcaagGAG AAATGTGTCCACTACTGGCCTGAGAAGGAGGGCACCTATGGCCCATTCACCATCCACGTGCAGGGGGTGAGCGAGTCTGTGGAGTACGTGGTCCGGGATCTCTCCATCCAG CTTGGAAAGGAACACCGCAAGGTCAAACACATCCTCTTCCCTTCCTGGCCTGACCAGCAAACACCTGAGTCAGCCAAGCCCCTGCTGCACCTGGTATCCAAGGTGGAGGAGGCTCTGCAgactgcagccagcccagggccCATCGTGGTGCACTGCAG TGCAGGCATTGGCCGCACCGGCTCCTTCATTGCCACCAGGATTgggtgccagcagctgcaggacaagggggagGTGGATATCCTGGGAATTGTGTGCCGTCTCCGCATAGACAG AGGTGGGATGATCCAGACGAGCGAGCAGTACCAGTTCCTCCATCACACACTAGCTCTCTATGCCTCCCAGCTGCCAGAAGGGGGAGGCCGCTAG